A single genomic interval of Streptomyces graminofaciens harbors:
- the gnd gene encoding phosphogluconate dehydrogenase (NAD(+)-dependent, decarboxylating), which translates to MELGLVGLGKMGGNMRERIRRAGLTVIGYDRNPDLADVHSLEELVGALKGPRVVWVMVPAGAATQSTIDELAELLEPGDVVVDGGNSRWTDDEKHAEELAAKGIGFVDCGVSGGVWGLENGYALMYGGDAENVAKVLPVFDALKPKGDFGAVHAGKVGAGHFAKMVHNGIEYAMMQAYAEGWELLEKVDSVTDVREVFRSWQEGTVIRSWLLDLAVNALDEDEHLERLKGYAQDSGEGRWTVEAAIDHSVPLPAITASLFARFASRQDDSPQMKMIAALRNQFGGHAVERK; encoded by the coding sequence ATGGAGCTCGGTCTCGTCGGCCTCGGCAAGATGGGCGGCAACATGCGCGAGCGAATACGCCGCGCGGGCCTCACCGTCATCGGATACGACCGGAACCCGGACCTCGCCGATGTCCACAGCCTCGAAGAGCTTGTGGGCGCGCTCAAGGGTCCGAGGGTCGTGTGGGTGATGGTCCCGGCCGGAGCCGCCACCCAGTCGACCATCGACGAGCTGGCCGAGCTGCTGGAGCCCGGCGACGTCGTCGTGGACGGCGGGAACTCCCGCTGGACGGACGACGAGAAGCACGCCGAGGAGCTGGCGGCCAAGGGCATCGGCTTCGTCGACTGCGGTGTCTCCGGCGGTGTCTGGGGCCTGGAGAACGGCTACGCGCTGATGTACGGCGGCGACGCCGAGAACGTCGCCAAGGTGCTGCCGGTCTTCGACGCACTGAAGCCCAAGGGCGACTTCGGCGCGGTCCACGCGGGCAAGGTCGGCGCCGGCCACTTCGCGAAGATGGTCCACAACGGCATCGAGTACGCGATGATGCAGGCGTACGCGGAGGGCTGGGAGCTGCTCGAGAAGGTCGACTCGGTCACGGACGTCCGTGAGGTCTTCCGGTCCTGGCAGGAGGGTACGGTCATCCGTTCCTGGCTGCTGGATCTGGCGGTTAACGCGCTGGACGAGGACGAGCACCTGGAGCGGCTCAAGGGTTACGCGCAGGACTCCGGTGAGGGCCGGTGGACCGTGGAGGCGGCCATCGATCACTCCGTGCCGCTGCCCGCGATCACGGCGTCGCTCTTCGCGCGGTTCGCGTCGCGGCAGGACGACTCCCCGCAGATGAAGATGATCGCGGCGCTGCGGAACCAGTTCGGCGGCCACGCGGTCGAGAGGAAGTAG
- the dnaA gene encoding chromosomal replication initiator protein DnaA translates to MADVPADLAAVWPRVLEQLLGEGRGQGVEAKDEHWIKRCQPLALVADTALLAVPNEFAKGVLEGRLAPVVSETLSRECGRPIRIAITVDSSVGEPPAPQMTPRYEESEAPSGPGRDAYDGHGRDAYDSQGRDPRDSYESPSSYEGQPRDPYEGYGRHRAEGRGPGRGEQLSGGPADQLPNGRQDPLPTARPAYPSDYQRPEPGAWPRPSQDDYGWQQQRLGFPERDPYASPSSDYRAQSMDRPPYEQQRPEYDSPRADYDRPGGDYDRPDRRERPEPPSGPAHRGGPSLPSVGGGPGPKPGPTGAGGGAGEPTARLNPKYLFDTFVIGASNRFAHAAAVAVAEAPAKAYNPLFIYGESGLGKTHLLHAIGHYARSLYPGTRVRYVSSEEFTNEFINSIRDGKGDSFRKRYREMDILLVDDIQFLADKESTQEEFFHTFNTLHNANKQIVLSSDRPPKQLVTLEDRLRNRFEWGLITDVQPPELETRIAILRKKAVQEQLNAPPEVLEFIASRISRNIRELEGALIRVTAFASLNRQPVDLGLTEIVLKDLIPGGEDSAPEITATAIMGATADYFGLTVEDLCGTSRGRALVTARQIAMYLCRELTDLSLPKIGAQFGGRDHTTVMHADRKIRALMAERRSIYNQVTELTNRIKNG, encoded by the coding sequence GTGGCTGACGTACCTGCCGATCTTGCCGCAGTGTGGCCACGAGTTCTGGAGCAGCTTCTCGGTGAGGGGCGCGGGCAGGGGGTCGAGGCGAAGGACGAGCACTGGATCAAGCGCTGCCAGCCCCTGGCTCTGGTCGCGGACACGGCGCTGCTCGCGGTTCCGAACGAGTTCGCGAAGGGCGTACTCGAAGGACGGCTCGCGCCGGTCGTCAGCGAGACGTTGAGCCGGGAGTGCGGCCGCCCGATCCGGATCGCGATCACCGTCGACAGCTCGGTGGGCGAGCCCCCGGCCCCTCAGATGACGCCCCGGTACGAGGAGTCCGAGGCGCCCTCGGGCCCGGGCCGTGACGCATACGACGGTCACGGGCGTGACGCGTACGACAGTCAGGGGCGCGACCCCCGCGACTCCTACGAGAGCCCCTCCTCTTATGAGGGGCAGCCGCGCGACCCGTACGAGGGCTACGGCCGCCACCGCGCCGAGGGCAGGGGGCCCGGCCGCGGCGAGCAGCTGAGCGGCGGGCCCGCGGACCAGCTCCCGAACGGCCGCCAGGACCCGCTGCCCACCGCCCGCCCCGCGTACCCGTCCGACTACCAGCGCCCCGAGCCGGGCGCCTGGCCCCGGCCGTCGCAGGACGACTACGGCTGGCAGCAGCAGCGACTCGGCTTCCCGGAGCGGGACCCGTACGCGTCGCCGTCGTCGGACTACCGCGCGCAGTCGATGGACAGGCCGCCGTACGAGCAGCAGCGCCCGGAGTACGACTCCCCGCGCGCCGACTACGACAGGCCGGGCGGCGACTACGACCGTCCCGACCGGCGGGAGCGGCCCGAGCCGCCGTCGGGCCCGGCGCATCGGGGCGGCCCGTCGCTGCCCTCGGTCGGCGGCGGCCCCGGTCCGAAGCCCGGCCCGACGGGTGCGGGTGGTGGTGCGGGCGAGCCCACGGCACGGCTGAACCCCAAGTACCTCTTCGACACGTTCGTCATCGGTGCCTCGAACCGCTTCGCGCACGCGGCCGCGGTGGCGGTCGCCGAGGCGCCGGCGAAGGCGTACAACCCCCTCTTCATCTACGGGGAGTCGGGGCTCGGCAAGACCCACCTGCTGCACGCGATCGGCCACTACGCGCGGAGCCTCTACCCCGGCACCCGGGTGCGGTACGTGAGCTCCGAGGAGTTCACCAACGAGTTCATCAACTCCATCCGCGACGGCAAGGGCGACAGCTTCCGCAAGCGGTACCGGGAGATGGACATCCTGCTCGTCGACGACATCCAGTTCCTCGCGGACAAGGAGTCGACGCAGGAGGAGTTCTTCCACACCTTCAACACGCTCCACAACGCGAACAAGCAGATCGTGCTCTCCAGCGACCGGCCGCCCAAACAGCTGGTGACCCTGGAGGACCGGCTGCGGAACCGTTTCGAGTGGGGTCTGATCACCGACGTCCAGCCGCCCGAGCTGGAGACCCGGATCGCGATCCTGCGCAAGAAGGCGGTGCAGGAGCAGCTGAACGCCCCGCCGGAGGTGCTGGAGTTCATCGCGTCCCGGATCTCTCGCAACATCCGCGAGCTGGAGGGCGCGCTGATCCGGGTGACGGCGTTCGCGTCGCTCAACCGCCAGCCGGTGGACCTGGGACTGACCGAGATCGTCCTCAAAGACCTGATCCCCGGGGGCGAGGACTCGGCCCCGGAGATCACCGCGACGGCGATCATGGGCGCGACCGCCGACTACTTCGGCCTCACGGTCGAGGACCTGTGCGGCACCTCGCGCGGCCGCGCCCTGGTGACGGCGCGCCAGATCGCCATGTACCTGTGCCGCGAGCTGACCGACCTGTCGCTGCCGAAGATCGGCGCCCAGTTCGGCGGCCGCGACCACACCACCGTCATGCACGCCGACCGCAAGATCCGCGCGCTGATGGCCGAGCGACGCTCCATCTACAACCAGGTGACGGAGCTGACCAACCGCATCAAGAACGGCTGA
- the rpmH gene encoding 50S ribosomal protein L34: MSKRTFQPNNRRRAKTHGFRLRMRTRAGRAILANRRSKGRASLSA; encoded by the coding sequence GTGAGCAAGCGCACCTTCCAGCCGAACAACCGTCGCCGCGCGAAGACCCACGGCTTCCGCCTGCGGATGCGCACCCGTGCCGGCCGCGCGATTCTCGCGAACCGCCGCAGCAAGGGTCGCGCCAGCCTGTCCGCCTGA
- the rsmG gene encoding 16S rRNA (guanine(527)-N(7))-methyltransferase RsmG, with product MTEAAELPPAPEQARDVFGDRYEDAVRYAELLAEAGVQRGLIGPREVPRLWERHLLNCAVLSEVVPEGVTVCDVGSGAGLPGIPLALVREDLKITLLEPLLRRTNFLNEVVELLGLDHVTVVRGRAEEVLGTLQPVHVVTARAVAPLDRLATWGIPLLRPYGEMLALKGDTAEEELKSAAAALSKLGAVETSIHHVGEGVVDPMSTVVRVEVGESPGGVRFAAKRAKAARAGRARRRR from the coding sequence GTGACGGAGGCAGCGGAGCTTCCCCCTGCGCCCGAGCAGGCGCGCGACGTATTCGGTGATCGCTACGAGGACGCGGTCCGATACGCCGAACTCCTCGCGGAAGCCGGAGTGCAGCGAGGGCTCATCGGCCCGCGAGAAGTGCCCCGCCTGTGGGAGAGGCACCTGTTGAACTGTGCGGTGCTCTCCGAGGTGGTTCCCGAGGGCGTGACGGTGTGCGACGTCGGCTCGGGCGCCGGCCTGCCCGGCATTCCGCTGGCCCTCGTCCGTGAGGACCTGAAGATCACCCTGCTCGAACCGCTGCTGCGGCGCACGAACTTCCTGAACGAGGTCGTTGAACTGCTGGGCCTCGACCATGTGACTGTCGTCCGCGGTCGCGCCGAGGAGGTCCTCGGGACACTCCAGCCCGTCCATGTGGTGACGGCACGAGCCGTGGCTCCGCTGGATCGGCTGGCCACCTGGGGCATTCCGCTGCTTCGCCCCTATGGAGAGATGCTTGCGCTCAAGGGCGATACCGCCGAGGAGGAGCTGAAGAGCGCGGCCGCGGCTCTGAGCAAGCTCGGCGCCGTGGAGACCTCCATCCATCATGTCGGCGAGGGCGTGGTGGACCCGATGTCCACGGTCGTCCGTGTCGAGGTGGGGGAGAGTCCGGGCGGTGTGCGGTTCGCGGCGAAGCGAGCGAAGGCGGCCAGGGCGGGGCGGGCACGTCGCCGTCGGTGA
- the recF gene encoding DNA replication/repair protein RecF (All proteins in this family for which functions are known are DNA-binding proteins that assist the filamentation of RecA onto DNA for the initiation of recombination or recombinational repair.), translating into MHVTHLSLADFRSYARVEVPLDPGVTAFVGPNGQGKTNLVEAVGYLATLGSHRVSSDAPLVRMGADRAVIRAQVRQGERQQLVELELNPGKANRARINRSSQVRPRDVLGIVRTVLFAPEDLALVKGDPGERRRFLDELITSRAPRMAGVRSDYERVLKQRNTLLKTAALARRHGGRSMDLSTLDVWDQHLARVGAELLAQRLDLVAAIQPLSDKAYEQLAPGGGPIGLEYKPSSPGIVGHTREELYEQLMAALAEARKQEIERGVTLVGPHRDDLILKLGQLPAKGYASHGESWSYALALRLASYDLMRAEGNEPVLILDDVFAELDARRRERLAELVAPGEQVLVTAAVDDDVPDVLTQTRYAVSDGTVERL; encoded by the coding sequence ATGCACGTCACGCATCTGTCGCTGGCCGACTTCCGCTCGTACGCCCGGGTCGAGGTCCCGCTCGACCCGGGCGTCACCGCGTTCGTGGGCCCCAACGGGCAGGGCAAGACGAACCTGGTCGAGGCGGTCGGCTATCTCGCCACCCTCGGCAGCCACCGGGTGTCGTCGGACGCGCCCCTGGTCCGCATGGGCGCCGACCGCGCGGTGATCCGGGCCCAGGTGCGGCAGGGCGAGCGGCAGCAGCTGGTCGAGCTGGAGCTGAACCCCGGCAAGGCCAACCGCGCCCGTATCAACAGGTCCTCGCAGGTCAGACCGCGTGATGTGCTCGGCATCGTACGGACGGTGCTGTTCGCGCCCGAGGACCTAGCGCTGGTCAAGGGCGACCCCGGGGAGCGGCGGCGCTTCCTCGACGAGCTGATCACCTCGCGGGCGCCGCGTATGGCGGGTGTGCGCTCCGACTACGAGCGGGTCCTCAAGCAGCGCAACACGCTCCTGAAGACGGCCGCGCTGGCCCGCCGCCACGGCGGCCGGTCCATGGACCTGTCCACCCTCGACGTGTGGGACCAGCACCTCGCCCGTGTGGGCGCCGAACTGCTCGCCCAGCGGCTCGACCTGGTCGCCGCGATCCAGCCGCTCTCCGACAAGGCGTACGAGCAGCTGGCGCCCGGCGGCGGCCCCATCGGTCTGGAATACAAACCCTCTTCCCCGGGGATCGTCGGCCACACGCGCGAGGAGCTGTACGAGCAGTTGATGGCCGCCCTGGCGGAGGCCCGCAAGCAGGAGATCGAGCGGGGCGTCACCCTCGTGGGCCCCCATCGAGACGATTTGATTCTCAAACTCGGTCAGCTGCCCGCCAAGGGATACGCCTCCCACGGTGAGTCCTGGTCCTATGCGCTGGCGTTGCGGCTCGCCTCGTACGACCTGATGCGGGCCGAGGGCAACGAACCGGTGCTGATCCTCGACGACGTCTTCGCCGAGCTGGACGCCCGTCGCCGCGAGCGGCTGGCGGAGCTGGTCGCGCCGGGCGAGCAGGTGCTGGTGACCGCCGCGGTCGACGACGACGTACCGGATGTACTGACACAGACGCGGTACGCCGTGTCCGACGGGACGGTGGAGCGGCTGTGA
- a CDS encoding protein jag, whose translation MTEGTTSAASEGGDTLTRLEQEGEIAADYLEGLLDIADLDGDIDMDVEADRASVSIISDSGSRDLTKLVGREGEVLEALQELTRLAVHRETGDRSRLMLDIAGYRAKKRAELSELGAKAAAEAKSTGEPVKLKPMTPFERKVVHDAVKSAGLRSESEGEEPQRFVVVLPA comes from the coding sequence GTGACGGAAGGCACCACCTCCGCCGCCTCCGAGGGTGGCGACACCCTCACCCGCCTGGAGCAGGAGGGTGAGATCGCGGCGGACTATCTGGAAGGTCTGCTGGACATCGCCGATCTCGACGGCGACATCGACATGGACGTCGAGGCCGACCGCGCCTCTGTCTCGATCATCAGCGACTCCGGCAGCCGCGATCTGACCAAGCTCGTCGGCCGGGAGGGCGAGGTGCTCGAAGCGCTCCAGGAGCTCACGCGCCTGGCCGTGCACCGCGAGACCGGCGACCGCAGCCGTCTGATGCTGGACATCGCGGGCTACCGCGCCAAGAAGCGCGCTGAGCTCTCCGAGCTGGGCGCCAAGGCCGCAGCCGAGGCCAAGAGCACCGGCGAGCCCGTGAAGCTCAAGCCCATGACGCCCTTCGAGCGCAAGGTCGTGCACGACGCGGTCAAGTCCGCGGGCCTGCGCAGCGAGTCCGAGGGCGAGGAGCCCCAGCGCTTCGTCGTCGTGCTGCCTGCCTGA
- the dnaN gene encoding DNA polymerase III subunit beta, with the protein MKIRVERDVLAEAVAWAARSLPARPPAPVLAGLLLKAEEGQLSLSSFDYEVSARVSVETEVEEEGTVLVSGRLLADICRALPNRPVEISTDGVRATVVCGSSRFTLHTLPVEEYPALPQMPTATGTVPGEVFASAAAQVAIAAGRDDTLPVLTGVRIEIEGDTVTLASTDRYRFAVREFLWKPENPDASAVALVPAKTLLDTAKALTSGDSVILALSGSGAGEGLIGFEGAGRRTTTRLLEGDLPKYRTLFPTEFNSVAVIETAPFVEAVKRVALVAERNTPVRLSFEQGVLILEAGSSDDAQAVERVDAQLDGDDISIAFNPTFLLDGLSAIDSPVAQLSFTTSTKPALLSGKPAVDAEADEAYKYLIMPVRLSG; encoded by the coding sequence GTGAAGATCCGGGTGGAACGCGACGTACTCGCGGAGGCAGTGGCCTGGGCGGCGCGCAGCCTCCCGGCCCGTCCGCCGGCGCCTGTCCTCGCCGGCCTCCTGCTGAAGGCCGAGGAAGGCCAGCTGAGCCTCTCCAGCTTCGACTACGAGGTCTCGGCGCGTGTGTCCGTGGAGACGGAGGTCGAGGAGGAGGGCACGGTCCTCGTCTCGGGCCGTCTGCTCGCCGACATCTGCCGCGCCCTTCCCAACCGCCCGGTGGAGATCTCCACAGACGGTGTACGGGCGACGGTGGTCTGCGGCTCCTCGCGGTTCACGCTCCACACCCTGCCTGTGGAGGAATACCCCGCCCTGCCGCAGATGCCGACTGCGACCGGCACCGTCCCCGGTGAGGTCTTCGCCTCCGCCGCCGCCCAGGTGGCCATCGCAGCCGGGCGCGACGACACGCTGCCGGTGCTCACCGGTGTGCGTATCGAGATCGAGGGCGACACGGTCACGCTGGCCTCCACCGACCGCTACCGCTTCGCGGTCCGCGAGTTCCTGTGGAAGCCGGAGAACCCGGACGCGTCCGCGGTCGCCCTGGTGCCCGCCAAGACGCTCCTGGACACCGCCAAGGCCCTCACGAGCGGCGACAGCGTCATCCTGGCGCTCTCCGGCTCCGGCGCCGGCGAGGGCCTGATCGGTTTCGAGGGCGCCGGCCGTCGTACGACGACGCGTCTCCTCGAGGGCGATCTGCCGAAGTACCGCACGCTGTTCCCGACGGAGTTCAACAGCGTGGCCGTCATCGAGACCGCCCCCTTCGTGGAGGCCGTGAAGCGCGTGGCCCTGGTCGCCGAGCGGAACACCCCGGTGCGGCTCAGCTTCGAGCAGGGCGTGCTGATCCTGGAGGCCGGCTCCAGCGACGACGCACAGGCTGTGGAAAGGGTCGACGCCCAGCTGGACGGCGACGACATCTCGATCGCCTTCAACCCGACCTTCCTGCTGGACGGCCTGAGCGCCATCGACTCCCCGGTCGCCCAGCTGTCCTTCACGACGTCCACGAAGCCCGCGCTGCTCAGCGGCAAGCCGGCGGTGGACGCGGAGGCGGACGAGGCCTACAAGTACCTGATCATGCCGGTGCGACTGAGCGGCTGA
- the yidD gene encoding membrane protein insertion efficiency factor YidD: protein MKYPLLALIKLYQWTISPLLGPVCKYYPSCSHYGYQAIDRHGAIKGTALTAWRILRCNPWSLGGVDHVPPRKRPRWHESLRSAWRARKGGTSAAEPATEGPVPSSPAAESPSHAQGA from the coding sequence ATGAAGTACCCGCTACTGGCGCTGATCAAGCTGTATCAGTGGACCATCAGTCCGCTGCTCGGGCCGGTGTGCAAGTACTACCCGTCGTGTTCCCACTACGGCTACCAGGCCATCGACCGGCACGGTGCGATCAAGGGCACGGCACTCACCGCCTGGCGCATCCTGCGGTGCAATCCGTGGTCGCTCGGTGGCGTGGACCATGTCCCGCCGCGCAAGCGTCCACGGTGGCACGAGTCGCTGCGCAGCGCTTGGCGCGCACGCAAGGGCGGGACCTCCGCCGCCGAACCGGCCACCGAGGGACCTGTTCCTTCGAGCCCGGCCGCAGAGAGCCCGTCCCATGCCCAAGGAGCATGA
- a CDS encoding DUF721 domain-containing protein, producing MSGSEGTPKSPEPSGVDLARVALRAAKEAARARGEATQQKKQARRGGGLRSGARADGRDPMALGPAINRLITERGWETPAAVGGVMGRWPEIVGEDLARRCVPERYDEDERVLHVRCDSTAWATNVRLLAPQLVARLNEDLGHGTVRLLKVQGPGGSARRYGPLRAPGSTGPGDTYG from the coding sequence GTGAGCGGATCCGAGGGAACCCCGAAGTCTCCCGAGCCGTCCGGCGTGGACCTCGCGCGCGTGGCGCTGCGCGCGGCGAAGGAGGCGGCACGCGCGCGTGGCGAGGCCACCCAGCAGAAGAAGCAGGCGCGGCGCGGCGGCGGTCTGCGCTCCGGTGCGCGTGCCGACGGCCGGGACCCGATGGCGCTCGGCCCCGCCATCAACCGGCTGATCACCGAGCGTGGCTGGGAGACCCCGGCCGCCGTCGGCGGGGTCATGGGCCGCTGGCCGGAGATCGTCGGTGAGGACCTGGCCAGGCGTTGCGTGCCGGAGCGGTACGACGAGGACGAGCGGGTGCTGCATGTGCGGTGCGACTCGACGGCCTGGGCGACGAACGTGCGGCTGCTCGCCCCGCAGCTGGTCGCCCGACTGAACGAGGACCTCGGCCACGGCACCGTACGGCTGCTGAAGGTGCAGGGGCCGGGGGGTTCCGCCCGTCGCTACGGGCCGCTGCGGGCCCCAGGGAGCACAGGGCCCGGCGACACCTACGGGTGA
- the yidC gene encoding membrane protein insertase YidC: MDTIASLFSFITTPVSWVIVQFHSLYGAIFGPDTGWAWGLSIVSLVVLIRICLIPLFVKQIKATRAMQTLQPEMKKIQERYKNDKQRQSEEMMKLYKESGTNPLSSCLPILAQSPFFFALYHVLNSIANNETIGVINESLLQSAQKAHIFGAPLAVKFTDSAEKVEALNASITDVRVVTALMIVLMSFSQFYTQRQLMTKNVDTSVKTPFMQQQKMLMYIFPIMFAVFGINFPVGVLVYWLTTNVWTMGQQMYVIHNNPTPGSKAQAAYLERLFKHVTSHGKTRNRRERTIVKAIVAKGRDRNEHERKFIVGLSKEGLAAQADGTVVKSEAVAVAVAEDGTPTTGTPKRQQPKRQSKAQRQSGITKADDAKADDAKADDVEPKAEPTSLTKSDEPQDAKPAAAAQKPAPKPGSGGRSKAQSGQRKGQQRPKSPSKK; the protein is encoded by the coding sequence GTGGACACGATTGCCAGTCTTTTCAGCTTCATCACGACACCCGTCTCCTGGGTCATCGTGCAGTTCCACTCGCTGTACGGTGCGATCTTCGGCCCCGATACGGGCTGGGCCTGGGGCCTGTCCATCGTGTCCCTGGTGGTTCTGATCCGTATCTGCCTGATCCCGCTCTTCGTGAAGCAGATCAAGGCGACCCGGGCCATGCAGACGCTCCAGCCCGAGATGAAGAAGATCCAGGAGCGCTACAAGAACGACAAGCAGCGTCAGTCCGAAGAGATGATGAAGCTGTACAAGGAGTCGGGCACCAACCCGCTCTCCTCGTGCCTTCCCATCCTGGCGCAGTCCCCGTTCTTCTTCGCCCTGTACCACGTGCTCAACAGCATCGCGAACAACGAGACCATCGGCGTCATCAACGAGAGCCTGCTGCAGAGCGCTCAGAAGGCGCACATCTTCGGCGCCCCGCTCGCGGTGAAGTTCACCGACAGCGCGGAGAAGGTCGAGGCACTCAATGCCTCGATCACCGACGTCCGCGTGGTCACCGCGCTCATGATCGTCCTGATGTCGTTCTCGCAGTTCTACACGCAGCGTCAGCTGATGACGAAGAACGTCGACACCTCGGTGAAGACGCCCTTCATGCAGCAGCAGAAGATGCTGATGTACATCTTCCCGATCATGTTCGCGGTCTTCGGCATCAATTTCCCGGTCGGTGTCCTCGTCTACTGGCTGACCACCAACGTGTGGACGATGGGCCAGCAGATGTACGTCATCCACAACAACCCGACCCCGGGTTCCAAGGCCCAGGCCGCCTACCTCGAGCGCCTTTTCAAGCACGTCACGAGCCACGGCAAGACCCGCAACCGCCGTGAGCGCACCATCGTCAAGGCCATCGTCGCCAAGGGCCGCGACCGCAACGAGCACGAGCGCAAGTTCATCGTGGGGCTGAGCAAGGAGGGCCTCGCGGCCCAGGCCGACGGCACCGTGGTGAAGAGCGAGGCCGTGGCCGTCGCCGTCGCCGAGGACGGTACGCCGACGACCGGCACCCCCAAGCGCCAGCAGCCCAAGCGGCAGTCCAAGGCCCAGCGCCAGTCCGGCATCACGAAGGCCGACGATGCGAAGGCCGACGATGCGAAGGCCGACGACGTCGAGCCGAAGGCTGAGCCCACGTCGCTGACCAAGTCCGACGAGCCGCAGGATGCCAAGCCGGCTGCCGCCGCTCAGAAGCCCGCTCCCAAGCCCGGCAGCGGTGGTCGCAGCAAGGCCCAGTCCGGTCAGCGCAAGGGTCAGCAGCGCCCCAAGTCCCCGTCCAAGAAGTAA
- the rnpA gene encoding ribonuclease P protein component produces the protein MLPTEHRLRRREDFATAVRRGRRAGRPLLVVHLRSGATDPHAPGESAPPTRAGFVVSKAVGGAVVRNQVKRRLRHLMRDRVAQLPPGSLVVVRALPGAGDADHVQLARDLDAAIQRLLGGGAR, from the coding sequence GTGCTGCCTACCGAGCATCGGCTGAGGCGGCGCGAGGACTTCGCGACCGCGGTACGACGGGGACGTCGGGCAGGACGCCCGCTCCTCGTCGTCCACCTACGTAGCGGTGCCACCGACCCGCACGCGCCTGGGGAGAGCGCTCCCCCGACGCGTGCGGGTTTCGTCGTGAGCAAGGCCGTGGGCGGAGCTGTCGTACGAAACCAGGTGAAGCGCAGGCTTCGCCATCTGATGCGCGACCGGGTCGCCCAGTTGCCCCCCGGTAGCCTGGTAGTCGTACGAGCGCTGCCCGGCGCGGGCGACGCCGACCACGTACAACTGGCCCGAGACCTGGACGCCGCCATACAGCGGCTGCTGGGAGGGGGCGCACGATGA